From a single Terriglobia bacterium genomic region:
- a CDS encoding LLM class flavin-dependent oxidoreductase, translated as MSKLSERIQNLTPEQQEVLRRRMQREANQQSQTVPASGGFAVADVTPVPARPNLRQKVDFSIFFFSADGNAEEDQRYRLLLESARFADANGFAAIWTPERHFQAFGGLYPNPSVLSAALAMITQHVQIRAGSLVLPLHSPVRVAEDWALVDNLSHGRVGISFATGWHEHDYVIAPGNFEDRRELMFQNISLVRRLWAGDDVEIAGVGGKKVAVRTLPRPVQKELPFWVTVASTRTWQRAGEVGANVLTAFSTSLEELKQNIAGYRKARMENGHDPRTGIVSLMLHTYVGTDLEQVREIVKEPMKAYLQTYINQFRPMAGESVVDPSSLEMQSLIDAVFDHYFEQSSLLGTPDKCAAVIEKVAAAGVNDLACLLDFGLDHETTMEGLRHLAELRRSMQPQIAATGQGE; from the coding sequence ATGTCAAAACTATCAGAACGCATTCAAAATCTTACTCCGGAGCAGCAGGAAGTATTGCGCCGGCGCATGCAGCGTGAAGCCAACCAGCAGTCGCAAACTGTACCTGCTTCCGGGGGATTCGCTGTTGCGGATGTTACGCCTGTGCCCGCTCGTCCAAATTTGCGGCAGAAGGTGGACTTTAGCATCTTTTTCTTTTCTGCTGATGGCAACGCCGAAGAGGACCAACGTTACCGGCTGTTGCTTGAGAGCGCGCGCTTTGCGGATGCCAACGGGTTCGCCGCCATATGGACGCCGGAGAGGCACTTCCAGGCTTTTGGAGGACTCTATCCAAATCCGTCTGTGCTGAGCGCCGCACTGGCCATGATCACGCAGCACGTGCAGATTCGCGCCGGCAGCCTTGTACTTCCACTGCATAGCCCGGTGCGCGTCGCGGAAGATTGGGCGCTGGTGGATAACCTCTCTCATGGACGCGTCGGCATCTCCTTTGCCACAGGATGGCATGAGCACGACTATGTGATTGCTCCCGGGAATTTTGAAGATCGCCGCGAACTCATGTTCCAGAACATCTCTTTAGTACGGCGGCTGTGGGCCGGTGACGATGTAGAAATCGCGGGTGTCGGCGGCAAGAAAGTTGCTGTCAGGACTCTTCCCCGTCCGGTTCAAAAAGAATTGCCTTTCTGGGTTACGGTGGCATCCACGCGGACCTGGCAACGGGCGGGGGAAGTTGGCGCAAATGTGCTCACTGCATTCTCTACGTCACTGGAGGAGTTGAAGCAGAATATCGCCGGCTATCGCAAAGCCCGCATGGAAAACGGCCACGATCCACGAACCGGAATCGTTTCCCTGATGTTGCACACCTACGTGGGAACAGACCTGGAACAGGTCCGCGAGATTGTGAAAGAGCCGATGAAAGCCTACTTGCAGACTTACATCAATCAGTTCCGGCCCATGGCAGGAGAAAGCGTCGTTGACCCTTCTTCGCTGGAGATGCAAAGCCTGATTGATGCGGTCTTCGATCATTATTTTGAACAGAGCTCTCTGCTGGGAACGCCTGATAAATGTGCCGCCGTCATTGAAAAAGTGGCAGCGGCGGGCGTGAACGATCTGGCTTGCCTGCTGGATTTTGGGCTCGATCATGAAACCACGATGGAAGGGCTGAGGCACCTTGCGGAGCTTCGCCGGAGCATGCAGCCCCAGATTGCAGCAACGGGACAGGGAGAGTAG